The following are encoded together in the Triticum dicoccoides isolate Atlit2015 ecotype Zavitan chromosome 6B, WEW_v2.0, whole genome shotgun sequence genome:
- the LOC119322387 gene encoding uncharacterized protein LOC119322387 yields MILLSRVLKTATDGCFLVGHMETLNLLQQLMDTNGRCLSHATSVVVTSICHFRNGLWVAEGLCLCDVTSIVGLTIAASIENVFLSIGAGTSILSCSNTSGINIASSLTDSCSVFCWRLAVSPPL; encoded by the exons ATGATACTATTGTCAAGGGTGTTGAAAACAG CAACAGATGGATGTTTCCTGGTGGGACACATGGAAACACTGAATCTATTGCAGCAATTGATGGATACAA ATGGCCGTTGCCTGAGCCACGCTACGTCGGTCGTAGTGACATCCATTTGCCACTTCAGAAATGGCCTCTGGGTCGCCGAAGGCCTCTGCCTGTGTGATGTCACGTCGATTGTAGGGCTGACGATCGCTGCAAGTATTGAAAATGTTTTCTTGTCCATTGGTGCTGGGACCTCCATTCTGAGCTGCTCGAATACTAGTGGTATTAATATTGCTTCCTCTTTGACAGACTCCTGCTCGGTGTTTTGTTGGCGGTTGGCTGTCAGTCCCCCATTGTGA